The sequence AAAGAGATATGATACCGCCATCTTTGCTTTTTTGATGAAAGCTATCAGAGGTTTTTTGAGGAAAAATTGTCTTTAATGCCAATTTGGCTGTAATACCAAGAGCTGCAAATGCCGTTGCATAGCTCAAAATAATTTTAGCGCCGGAAACGACGCCCGGTTCAATATGCATTTTTATGCCTTCCTGCACCCACCGTGCAAAAATAATTGAGCAAAAGGCGAAACGCCTGATGATTGACGGCAGGTCTCCTGGCTTGCGGAATGGCGATAACAAACAACCTTCCCATTCATTAGATTGGCTTAATTTAAAGCCAATCCTAAACAGTGGTTTGCAGCTTTTACTGCATCATATTTGTTATCTACCGCTTACAGTTGCGGGGGCAGCCATGGCTTGGGTCCTTTATAAAGTTAACCCGTCCCATGTTCCCTATTAGTCCCCTATGAAGTCCATCATTCGGGGAACCGTCGCAGCTAGGTTAACTATTTCGTATAATAACGTCAATCAAAAAGATGTAATGCTATTGTTATGGTATAACATAACAATTGTAAAGAAAAATTTTTATGAATATTTCTTGCCGATAAATTGCGATCAAGAGTTTAGCTGTAAAAAGTCAGATTTTGTAATTAGCGTATTGGTTATTAGAGGCTAACATAACAATCTAAAATGGCACCGATCATTGCCGTGAATGATCAATGGCAATGATCGGTGCATTATTGAACAAGTTGTTTATTTGCTTTTCTTTTTTAAACCGCGGCAGATGATTTTAATAAATTTACCAATCTGCTTATCTAGTAAGGCAGGGGGAACGCCAACATCTCGGCTATCAAGGCTAATGGATACAAGGCCGTGAATGCCGGAAAATATGGTTTGTGAAAAGAGCTTCACTTCTTCACTATCTGCGCCCTTCATCAATTCACCAAGCGGCTTATCAACCACTTGAAAAGGCCTTAATCTTTCATGAGAAACCCAATCAGGAACAGGCTTATCTTGCGGTAATTGATGGTCAAATAATGTGCGCCATAAGTTATAATTATCACGGGCAAAATGATGGTAGGCGCGCGCCGTTACAATCAGCATATCTTCAGCCGTTTGCGGCTGTTCATCATTAAATTCAGCTTCTATTGCGGTTTCAAGCCGCACCAATGTTTTTGAGCTAACGCGTAATAATAGCTCATCAAGATCAGTAACTAGATTATAGATTTGTCCAAGACCAACGCCGATTTCATCGGCAAGCTCACGCGCTTTAAAACCGTTCAATCCCTTAGCGGCAATAGCTCGCTCCGCCGCGTCAATAAGGGCGATGCGTTGCTGTTCTCTTTTCAATGTCGTTTTAGCAATTTTTTCTTTAGCCATGAACGAGGTTCATATCATAATTAAGCATCAATTGCAAGTTGGGAAGAGTGTATTGCGATAAATTTGTTGTGTTTTAACGAAATGCTTCATGATGGAGCTCAGTTGGTTTGGCAACTAAATTTAATGCATATGGTCTAATTTATCACCTTTGTCATGACACTATCATGTTTTTAGAACTATTTTATCCACAGGCAAAAAATATATCGCTTTTTCCTTAAAATATTCACCAATCGGCTGTATTTTTTGTTTAGAATAGGTTTTGT comes from Bartonella sp. HY038 and encodes:
- a CDS encoding TetR/AcrR family transcriptional regulator codes for the protein MAKEKIAKTTLKREQQRIALIDAAERAIAAKGLNGFKARELADEIGVGLGQIYNLVTDLDELLLRVSSKTLVRLETAIEAEFNDEQPQTAEDMLIVTARAYHHFARDNYNLWRTLFDHQLPQDKPVPDWVSHERLRPFQVVDKPLGELMKGADSEEVKLFSQTIFSGIHGLVSISLDSRDVGVPPALLDKQIGKFIKIICRGLKKKSK